From Microbacterium sp. LWH11-1.2, one genomic window encodes:
- a CDS encoding squalene cyclase: MAISTALRDWLLDSDPVLRWQVERDLLDAPPEVWQATRARVATEGFGAALLARQDADGQWAGGAHFPAGFFDSPEAETEGQPWVATSWSLKDLREWGADAAALDGTVEKLAANCRWEYEDRPFWDGEVDVCINAYTLASGAWLGVDMSELARWFVEHRLADGGWNCEAEEGRSTRSSFHSTLNAAVGLLAYERLTGDTTVRDARHGGEEYLLRRRLLYRESTGEVVDGFVSRYTYPHRHQYSALTALDHFRDAALLEGARPDPRLAEAVELVRAARRPDGTWLQGSPLAGRTWFAVDAPEGEPSRWLTLFGTRVLDWWDAAV, encoded by the coding sequence ATGGCGATCTCGACCGCACTGCGCGACTGGCTGCTCGACTCCGATCCCGTGCTGCGCTGGCAGGTCGAGCGCGACCTCCTCGATGCACCACCCGAGGTCTGGCAGGCGACCAGGGCGCGGGTGGCGACCGAAGGCTTCGGTGCCGCACTGCTGGCTCGACAGGATGCCGATGGGCAGTGGGCCGGCGGCGCGCACTTCCCCGCGGGCTTCTTCGACAGCCCCGAGGCTGAGACGGAGGGTCAGCCCTGGGTGGCGACGAGCTGGTCGCTCAAGGATCTCCGGGAGTGGGGCGCGGATGCCGCTGCTCTCGACGGGACGGTCGAGAAGCTCGCCGCGAACTGCCGCTGGGAATACGAGGACCGCCCGTTCTGGGACGGCGAGGTCGACGTGTGCATCAATGCCTACACGCTGGCGAGCGGTGCCTGGCTCGGTGTCGACATGAGCGAGCTGGCACGGTGGTTCGTGGAGCATCGTCTGGCCGACGGCGGCTGGAACTGCGAGGCCGAGGAGGGGCGGTCGACACGGTCGTCGTTCCACTCGACGCTGAACGCCGCGGTCGGGCTGCTGGCCTACGAGCGCCTCACCGGCGACACGACCGTGCGCGACGCCCGTCACGGCGGCGAGGAGTATCTGCTCCGCCGCCGTCTCCTGTACCGGGAGTCCACCGGAGAGGTCGTCGACGGCTTCGTGTCGCGCTACACGTACCCGCACCGCCATCAGTACAGCGCCCTGACCGCGCTCGACCACTTCCGCGACGCCGCGCTTCTCGAGGGCGCGCGCCCCGATCCCCGGCTGGCGGAGGCCGTCGAACTGGTCCGCGCTGCCCGCCGGCCCGATGGCACCTGGCTGCAGGGCTCGCCGCTCGCGGGCCGCACCTGGTTCGCGGTCGACGCTCCGGAGGGCGAGCCGTCGCGCTGGCTCACCCTGTTCGGAACCCGTGTGCTCGATTGGTGGGATGCCGCCGTCTGA
- a CDS encoding DnaJ domain-containing protein, whose amino-acid sequence MFDSPLSASAYEVLGVPSTTGDDDLRRAYRLRLRQTHPDTGGDAAVFIRVQRAWELVGTPEGRAAYDRSHGIGVETEWGGWRAPTARTDTRPRPKSYGEPGAWRRARYVALLQDWAGEEVADPYAPTLVRAAPRELKRLLADALAEEGTAQAVAGLGMGFTLWHGVAVSASADAETTDAADRLDHIVLGPSGLYGVMSADFGGVVGFRRGEITGPSLGHRAPVTTLLAQINVVARTARVRFSGAVVALPDDDLSQAVTPLGSIRGLPVVVVRRSALPLLLRKGLPESRVIGGNELFDIRTRLTQLTRFA is encoded by the coding sequence ATGTTCGACAGCCCGCTCTCGGCGTCGGCCTACGAGGTCCTCGGCGTCCCGTCGACCACCGGCGACGACGACCTGCGGCGCGCCTACCGACTGCGGCTGCGGCAGACCCACCCCGACACCGGCGGCGATGCGGCCGTGTTCATCCGGGTGCAGCGCGCGTGGGAGCTGGTCGGCACCCCCGAGGGCCGGGCGGCGTACGACCGCAGCCACGGCATCGGCGTCGAGACGGAGTGGGGCGGATGGCGGGCCCCCACCGCTCGCACCGACACGCGCCCGCGCCCGAAGTCGTATGGCGAGCCCGGTGCGTGGCGGCGCGCCAGGTACGTGGCCCTGCTGCAGGACTGGGCTGGAGAAGAGGTCGCCGACCCGTATGCGCCCACCCTGGTGCGGGCGGCTCCGCGGGAGCTCAAGCGCCTGCTCGCCGACGCCCTCGCCGAGGAGGGGACGGCCCAGGCGGTCGCAGGCCTCGGCATGGGCTTCACGCTCTGGCACGGCGTGGCCGTCTCGGCATCCGCCGATGCGGAGACGACGGATGCCGCGGACCGGCTCGATCACATCGTGCTCGGCCCCTCCGGCCTCTACGGGGTGATGTCGGCCGACTTCGGCGGCGTCGTCGGCTTCCGACGAGGAGAGATCACCGGCCCGAGCCTGGGCCACCGGGCGCCGGTCACGACGCTCCTCGCCCAGATCAACGTCGTCGCCCGCACCGCGCGGGTGCGGTTCAGCGGGGCCGTCGTCGCCCTGCCCGATGACGACCTGTCGCAGGCGGTCACCCCGCTCGGCAGCATCCGCGGCCTGCCGGTGGTCGTGGTGCGGCGCAGCGCGCTCCCCCTGCTGCTGCGAAAGGGCCTGCCGGAGTCCCGCGTGATCGGCGGCAACGAGCTGTTCGACATCCGCACGCGGCTCACCCAGCTGACCCGCTTCGCCTGA
- a CDS encoding aldo/keto reductase yields MHMRTLGQGLQVSAVGLGCMGMSQSYGPNPGDRAEMIGVLRSALDHGVTFFDTAEVYGPYVNEELVGEALEPLRDEVVIATKFGWRIEDGRSIGLDSRPEQIRRVAEESLRRLRTDVLDLFYQHRVDPEVPIEDVAGTVSELIAEGKVRHFGLSEASASTIRRAHAVQPVTALQSEYSLWTRDPEADILPVLGELGIGFVPFSPLGKGFLTGTVDQNTSFADGDIRGTIPRFSEENRAANQALVRQVADLATAKDATPGQIALAWLLARAPWIAPIPGTRRTTRIAENAASSAVALSADEVADLDRLADRVGVAGDRYNPQQMSFVDR; encoded by the coding sequence ATGCACATGCGCACGCTCGGACAGGGTCTTCAGGTCTCCGCGGTCGGACTCGGCTGCATGGGCATGTCACAGAGCTACGGGCCGAACCCCGGCGACCGCGCCGAGATGATCGGCGTGCTGCGCTCCGCCCTCGATCACGGCGTGACGTTCTTCGACACGGCCGAGGTCTACGGCCCCTATGTGAACGAGGAGCTGGTGGGCGAGGCCCTCGAGCCCCTCCGCGACGAGGTCGTCATCGCCACCAAGTTCGGCTGGCGCATCGAGGACGGTCGCAGCATCGGCCTCGACAGCAGGCCCGAGCAGATCCGCCGCGTCGCCGAGGAGTCGCTCCGGCGGCTGCGCACCGACGTGCTCGACCTCTTCTACCAGCACCGCGTCGACCCCGAGGTGCCCATCGAAGACGTCGCCGGCACGGTCTCCGAGCTGATCGCCGAAGGCAAGGTGCGCCATTTCGGGCTGTCGGAGGCGTCCGCATCCACCATCCGCCGCGCGCACGCCGTACAGCCCGTCACCGCTCTGCAGAGCGAGTACTCGCTCTGGACGCGCGATCCCGAAGCCGACATCCTTCCGGTGCTGGGTGAACTGGGGATCGGCTTCGTGCCGTTCAGCCCGCTCGGGAAGGGATTCCTCACCGGGACGGTCGATCAGAACACGTCCTTCGCGGACGGCGACATCCGCGGCACGATCCCGCGCTTCAGCGAGGAGAACCGCGCGGCCAACCAGGCGCTCGTGCGACAGGTCGCCGACCTCGCCACGGCGAAGGACGCCACTCCGGGCCAGATCGCCCTCGCCTGGCTGCTCGCCCGCGCGCCGTGGATCGCGCCGATCCCCGGAACCCGTCGCACGACGCGGATCGCCGAGAACGCGGCGTCGTCGGCCGTGGCGCTGTCGGCCGACGAGGTCGCCGACCTCGACCGGCTGGCCGACCGGGTCGGCGTCGCGGGCGACCGGTACAACCCGCAGCAGATGAGCTTCGTCGACCGCTGA
- a CDS encoding sensor histidine kinase has translation MPSTEPPPREPAHTWANLIGSIRIGQAVITVVLLVIGAVRASADGIPLPWVLALSLVFLGWYGGGLLLGERTADRRLATWWLLGLTLIWLGTVAVSPEFVWLAFPLWLLAGFVMRLRWALLLSAVVLAVVIAAPLLHTGATSYANVIGPLVGGVFAFGISRGYLELVRDGRERRRLIASLVATQQEMAALQDELARTQRESGASAERTRVSRDIHDTVAQSVSSIGMLARSALEADDAAQSTRALGQIGALAAEGLADARRIVNALMPAELESTALGDALGRMLVRLAEETGIATTLHVDDDLPSLGIDAEVALLRTAQSALANVRSHADATRVVVTLADAGDAIRLDIVDDGIGFDATRWDAQGGMGGGYGLRSMRARLRELGGGLDVESAPGDGTALSAHVPLGGPVPARGAGGDG, from the coding sequence ATGCCGTCCACCGAGCCGCCGCCGCGAGAGCCCGCGCACACGTGGGCGAACCTGATCGGGTCGATCCGCATCGGCCAGGCGGTCATCACGGTCGTGCTGCTCGTGATCGGGGCCGTGCGTGCGTCGGCCGACGGCATCCCGCTTCCCTGGGTCCTCGCGCTGTCGCTGGTGTTCCTCGGCTGGTACGGCGGCGGTCTGCTGCTCGGTGAACGCACCGCGGATCGGCGCCTGGCGACCTGGTGGCTGCTCGGGCTGACGCTGATCTGGCTCGGCACGGTCGCCGTCTCGCCCGAATTCGTGTGGCTCGCCTTCCCGCTCTGGCTGCTCGCCGGCTTCGTGATGCGCCTGCGGTGGGCGCTGCTGCTCAGCGCCGTGGTCCTCGCCGTCGTCATCGCCGCCCCGCTGCTGCACACCGGTGCGACGAGCTATGCGAACGTGATCGGTCCGCTCGTGGGCGGCGTCTTCGCGTTCGGCATCTCGCGCGGCTACCTCGAACTCGTGCGCGACGGGCGCGAGCGGCGACGGCTGATCGCCTCGCTCGTCGCGACGCAGCAGGAGATGGCCGCGCTGCAGGACGAGCTCGCCAGGACGCAGCGCGAGTCGGGTGCCAGCGCGGAGCGCACGAGGGTCTCCCGCGACATTCACGACACCGTCGCCCAGAGCGTCTCGTCGATCGGGATGCTGGCGCGCTCCGCGCTGGAGGCGGATGACGCCGCGCAGAGCACCCGCGCGCTCGGGCAGATCGGCGCGCTCGCCGCAGAGGGTCTGGCCGACGCACGCCGCATCGTGAACGCGCTGATGCCCGCGGAGCTCGAGTCCACAGCACTCGGCGACGCCCTCGGGCGGATGCTCGTGCGTCTCGCCGAGGAGACCGGGATCGCGACGACGCTGCACGTCGACGACGACCTGCCGTCGCTCGGCATCGACGCCGAGGTCGCACTGCTGCGCACGGCGCAGTCCGCTCTCGCGAACGTGCGCTCGCATGCGGACGCCACCCGGGTGGTGGTCACCCTTGCCGATGCGGGCGATGCGATACGACTCGACATCGTCGACGACGGGATCGGGTTCGACGCGACCCGCTGGGACGCCCAGGGCGGGATGGGCGGCGGCTATGGGCTGCGTTCCATGCGCGCGCGCCTGCGGGAGCTCGGCGGAGGACTCGACGTGGAGAGCGCCCCGGGAGACGGCACGGCGCTCTCGGCGCACGTCCCGCTCGGCGGCCCTGTGCCGGCCCGGGGTGCCGGAGGCGACGGATGA
- a CDS encoding response regulator transcription factor, giving the protein MTVVRVLLVDDHPIVRAGVRSLFDHRDDVEVVGEAASGEEAVRLARHLHPDVVLCDLRLGEGMDGVRTTAALRAQHPAPAVIILTTFDRDAEILGAIEAGAAGYLLKDVAPDDIVRAIRQAAAGGLVLGPGLSERVGRVMRAPRVRLTEREREVLGLLGTGATNREIAKTLFVTEATVKTHLVHVFEKLGADSRARALAIARDTGLL; this is encoded by the coding sequence ATGACCGTGGTGCGGGTGCTGCTCGTCGACGATCACCCCATCGTCCGTGCGGGGGTGCGCTCGCTGTTCGACCATCGCGACGACGTCGAGGTGGTCGGAGAGGCGGCGTCGGGGGAGGAGGCCGTGCGTCTCGCCCGGCACCTGCATCCCGATGTCGTGCTCTGCGACCTGCGCCTCGGCGAGGGGATGGACGGCGTGCGGACGACGGCCGCGCTGCGCGCGCAGCATCCGGCTCCTGCCGTGATCATCCTGACCACGTTCGATCGCGACGCCGAGATCCTCGGTGCGATCGAGGCGGGAGCGGCGGGGTACCTGCTCAAGGACGTCGCGCCCGACGACATCGTGCGCGCGATCCGTCAGGCGGCGGCCGGAGGGCTCGTGCTCGGGCCGGGGCTCAGCGAGCGGGTCGGGCGGGTGATGCGGGCTCCGCGCGTGCGCCTGACCGAGCGCGAGCGGGAGGTCCTCGGCCTGCTCGGGACCGGAGCGACCAACCGTGAGATCGCGAAGACCCTGTTCGTCACCGAGGCGACCGTGAAGACCCACCTCGTGCACGTGTTCGAGAAGCTCGGGGCCGACAGCCGCGCCCGCGCCCTCGCCATCGCCAGGGACACCGGTCTGCTCTGA
- a CDS encoding DUF2871 domain-containing protein, whose amino-acid sequence MRRLFSAAFAYMLVGVASGLFYREFTKINGFPEGEATQLGLVHTHLLVLGFVVLLIVLLLEKAFTLSESRLFSWFFWIYNAGLVLTSAMLVWHGCLTVLGQESSKMIAGIAGTGHMLLTAGMVLLFLALRKRILVAKAAAPEAAAMAQAQS is encoded by the coding sequence ATGCGCAGGCTCTTCTCCGCCGCGTTCGCCTACATGCTCGTCGGCGTCGCCTCCGGACTCTTCTATCGAGAGTTCACCAAGATCAACGGCTTCCCCGAGGGGGAGGCGACGCAGCTCGGCCTCGTGCACACGCACCTGCTGGTTCTGGGCTTCGTCGTCCTCCTCATCGTCCTCCTCCTGGAGAAGGCGTTCACCCTCTCCGAGAGTCGGCTCTTCAGCTGGTTCTTCTGGATCTACAACGCGGGCCTCGTGCTGACGTCGGCCATGCTCGTCTGGCACGGCTGCCTCACCGTGCTCGGTCAGGAGTCGTCGAAGATGATCGCCGGCATCGCGGGCACCGGCCACATGCTGCTCACCGCCGGCATGGTGCTGCTGTTCCTGGCGCTCCGCAAGCGGATCCTCGTCGCGAAGGCGGCCGCTCCCGAGGCGGCCGCCATGGCGCAGGCCCAGTCCTGA
- a CDS encoding MATE family efflux transporter: MATPLTTGRPWRVILAFSIPLLIGNVVQQLYHFADAIVVGRHLGVDSLAAVGATGPLLFLLLGFAWGLTSGFAIPIAQAFGARDDAAVRRSVATGVMLSGITSVLLTVVAPLIAAPLLALLQTPPELMAEATVFTQISFLGAGATMFFNYLSAIIRAIGDSRTPLVFLTVSCALNVGLVVLMVGPLEWGVAGAALATVVAQAVSVLLCLEFVRRRLPMLHLRRVDWRVTRADVAEHLRLGLPMGFQASIIAIGTLTVQVALNTLGSDAVAAYTTASRVDSLAVALLSSLGLAVSMYAAQNHGGRRPDRIRRGVVEATWMAIVSGIVLGGLLIAFGAPMVRLFIGAGSDEVVDLAHQMLIINGCGYWALGMLFVLRGALQGLGHTLVPTVTGVIELVMRVGAAVVLGALIGFVGVALSNPLAWVGAIVLLIPAYVRAHRELARMPVEPAEATETSAIAIVGPTDGSMVVDAVVTQPIATVRTSRLRKLTLRRRRSERARR, from the coding sequence ATGGCCACTCCTCTCACCACGGGTCGCCCGTGGCGTGTCATCCTCGCCTTCTCGATCCCGCTCCTCATCGGCAATGTCGTGCAGCAGCTGTACCACTTCGCCGACGCCATCGTCGTGGGGCGGCACCTCGGTGTGGACTCCCTCGCCGCGGTGGGAGCCACCGGGCCGCTGCTGTTCCTGCTGCTCGGCTTCGCGTGGGGTCTCACCAGCGGATTCGCCATTCCGATCGCTCAGGCCTTCGGGGCGCGTGACGATGCGGCGGTGCGTCGCTCGGTCGCGACCGGAGTGATGCTCTCCGGCATCACGAGCGTGCTGCTGACCGTCGTCGCTCCGCTCATCGCGGCACCCCTGCTCGCGCTGCTGCAGACGCCGCCCGAGCTGATGGCCGAGGCGACGGTCTTCACGCAGATCAGCTTCCTCGGCGCCGGCGCGACGATGTTCTTCAACTACCTGTCGGCGATCATCCGCGCGATCGGCGACTCCCGCACGCCGCTGGTCTTCCTCACGGTGTCGTGCGCGCTGAACGTCGGGCTCGTCGTGCTCATGGTCGGGCCGCTCGAGTGGGGCGTCGCCGGCGCGGCGCTCGCCACGGTCGTCGCGCAGGCGGTCTCGGTCCTGCTGTGCCTCGAGTTCGTCCGCCGTCGTCTCCCGATGCTGCACCTGCGGCGCGTGGACTGGCGCGTCACCCGCGCCGACGTCGCCGAGCATCTGCGCCTCGGACTCCCGATGGGCTTCCAGGCGTCGATCATCGCGATCGGCACGCTCACGGTGCAGGTCGCGCTGAACACCCTCGGCTCCGACGCTGTCGCCGCCTACACCACTGCTTCGCGCGTCGACAGCCTGGCCGTGGCGCTGCTGTCGTCGCTCGGCCTGGCCGTCTCGATGTACGCCGCGCAGAACCACGGCGGTCGCCGTCCCGACCGCATCCGTCGCGGCGTCGTCGAGGCCACCTGGATGGCGATCGTCTCCGGCATCGTGCTCGGCGGCCTGCTGATCGCCTTCGGCGCCCCGATGGTGCGCCTGTTCATCGGCGCCGGGTCCGACGAGGTCGTGGATCTCGCGCATCAGATGCTCATCATCAACGGATGCGGCTACTGGGCCCTCGGCATGCTCTTCGTGCTCCGCGGAGCCCTGCAGGGACTCGGCCACACGCTCGTGCCGACGGTCACCGGTGTGATCGAGCTCGTGATGCGCGTCGGCGCGGCGGTCGTGCTCGGCGCTCTGATCGGCTTCGTCGGTGTCGCGCTGAGCAACCCGCTCGCCTGGGTCGGCGCGATCGTGCTGCTGATCCCCGCGTACGTCCGCGCGCACCGCGAGCTGGCCCGGATGCCCGTCGAGCCGGCGGAGGCGACCGAGACCTCGGCCATCGCGATCGTCGGCCCCACCGACGGCTCCATGGTCGTCGACGCGGTCGTGACGCAGCCCATCGCCACCGTCCGCACCTCGCGGCTGCGGAAGCTCACGCTGCGCCGGCGCCGCTCCGAACGCGCCCGTCGCTGA
- a CDS encoding Lrp/AsnC family transcriptional regulator, whose protein sequence is MARTQGSPLDEVDLALLAALLDDAEVTNKALAHRLGLAESTCAHRVRALRERGVIRDTRIRVDEAALGYPLQAIIKVRLANHTGPKVTALFDALASIPRVLQVFHVAGVDDFLVHVAVQDATALRDIVLEHITIHPVVRGTETQLVFELRDGSGLLSR, encoded by the coding sequence TTGGCGAGAACACAAGGCTCACCGCTCGACGAGGTCGACCTCGCGCTGCTCGCCGCCCTCCTGGACGACGCGGAGGTCACGAACAAGGCCCTCGCGCATCGCCTCGGCCTCGCGGAGTCGACCTGCGCCCATCGGGTCCGAGCGCTCCGGGAACGCGGGGTGATCCGCGACACGCGCATCCGTGTCGACGAGGCGGCGCTCGGCTACCCCCTGCAGGCGATCATCAAGGTGCGCCTCGCCAACCACACCGGCCCCAAGGTCACCGCCCTGTTCGATGCGCTCGCGAGCATCCCCCGCGTGCTGCAGGTGTTCCACGTGGCGGGGGTCGACGACTTCCTCGTGCACGTCGCGGTGCAGGATGCCACGGCGCTCCGCGACATCGTGCTCGAGCACATCACGATCCATCCGGTCGTCCGCGGCACCGAGACCCAGCTCGTGTTCGAGCTGCGCGACGGCAGCGGCCTGCTCTCGCGCTGA
- a CDS encoding PLP-dependent transferase, producing MTAPLHPDTVAVHSGRSDLEGLGVHALPIDLSTTNPLPDIERGGDSYEAMATGGRPPEGGSMVYARLWNPTVARFEGALAELEHAEASVAFGSGMAAMTAVILAHTNAVGKGHVVAVRPLYGGTDHLLGSGLLGAETTYCHPHEVADSIRPDTGLVVLETPANPTLDIADIADVVRQAGEVPVVVDNTFATPVLQNPIDLGAAMSLHSATKYLGGHGDVIAGVVACSEETAEALRRVRAVTGGLLHPLGAYLLHRGLATLPVRMRRQQETARRVVQWLIDRPEVDEVFYPGLDGDPHGILDRQMRGTGAMIAMRMRGGFTAASTITTATALFTHAVSLGGVDSLIQHPAALTHRPVPPEARPAADVLRLSIGLEEADDLIADLAQAFAAAAATTAEPPLSVRATPVNDAHTGAVRA from the coding sequence ATGACTGCACCGTTGCATCCTGACACCGTCGCCGTCCACAGCGGTCGCTCCGATCTCGAGGGTCTCGGGGTCCATGCCCTGCCGATCGACCTGTCGACGACGAACCCGCTTCCCGACATCGAGCGTGGGGGCGACTCGTACGAGGCGATGGCGACCGGTGGGCGCCCGCCCGAGGGTGGCAGCATGGTCTACGCCCGTCTCTGGAACCCGACGGTCGCGCGCTTCGAAGGCGCGCTCGCCGAGCTGGAGCACGCCGAGGCATCCGTCGCGTTCGGGTCGGGCATGGCGGCGATGACGGCCGTGATCCTCGCTCACACGAACGCCGTCGGCAAGGGGCACGTCGTCGCGGTGCGCCCGCTCTACGGCGGCACCGATCACCTTCTCGGCTCCGGACTCCTGGGTGCCGAGACGACCTACTGCCACCCGCACGAGGTGGCCGACAGCATCCGCCCCGACACCGGACTGGTCGTCCTCGAGACGCCGGCCAACCCGACGCTCGACATCGCCGACATCGCCGACGTCGTCCGCCAGGCGGGGGAGGTGCCGGTCGTCGTCGACAACACCTTCGCGACGCCCGTCCTGCAGAACCCGATCGACCTGGGCGCCGCGATGTCGCTGCACAGCGCGACCAAGTACCTCGGCGGTCACGGAGACGTCATCGCCGGCGTCGTGGCCTGCAGCGAGGAGACCGCCGAGGCGCTGCGCCGGGTGCGTGCGGTGACCGGAGGCCTGCTGCATCCTCTCGGCGCGTATCTGCTGCACCGCGGGTTGGCGACTCTGCCGGTGCGGATGCGCCGACAGCAGGAGACCGCGCGCCGCGTCGTGCAGTGGCTGATCGACCGTCCGGAGGTCGACGAGGTGTTCTACCCGGGGCTCGACGGCGATCCGCACGGCATCCTGGACCGGCAGATGCGCGGCACCGGCGCGATGATCGCGATGCGGATGCGAGGAGGCTTCACCGCCGCGTCGACGATCACGACGGCGACGGCGCTCTTCACGCACGCGGTGTCGCTGGGCGGGGTGGACTCGCTGATCCAGCATCCGGCGGCGCTCACGCACCGTCCGGTGCCGCCCGAGGCCCGACCAGCCGCCGACGTGCTGCGGCTGTCGATCGGCCTGGAAGAAGCCGACGACCTGATCGCCGACCTCGCGCAGGCTTTCGCGGCGGCCGCCGCCACGACCGCCGAACCACCCCTTTCTGTGCGGGCCACGCCCGTGAACGACGCCCATACGGGGGCCGTTCGCGCATAG
- a CDS encoding hotdog domain-containing protein — MAKQTAPAWQWSEDGINFRTRKWVRPEDLNANGSLFGGSLLKWIDEEAAIYAIVQLGNYRAVTKHISEINFEASAVQGDLVEIGLTATHFGRTSLTMKAMARNMITRKRLLTIEKIVFVSLDEDGAPTPHGYTDITYDRDRMPTERLATGTIRLPS, encoded by the coding sequence ATGGCGAAGCAGACGGCACCGGCATGGCAGTGGTCGGAAGACGGGATCAACTTCCGCACCCGCAAGTGGGTGCGCCCCGAGGACCTCAACGCGAACGGCTCCCTGTTCGGAGGGAGCCTGCTGAAGTGGATCGACGAGGAGGCGGCGATCTACGCGATCGTGCAGCTCGGCAACTACCGCGCCGTCACGAAGCACATCTCCGAGATCAACTTCGAGGCGTCGGCTGTGCAGGGCGACCTGGTCGAGATCGGTCTCACGGCGACGCACTTCGGTCGCACCTCGCTCACCATGAAGGCGATGGCGCGCAACATGATCACGCGCAAGCGGCTCCTCACGATCGAGAAGATCGTGTTCGTGAGCCTCGATGAAGACGGCGCGCCCACTCCGCACGGCTACACCGACATCACCTACGACCGCGACCGCATGCCGACCGAGCGACTCGCGACCGGGACGATCCGCCTGCCGAGCTGA
- a CDS encoding ATP-dependent Clp protease proteolytic subunit: MSEDNPIPQFGPEARRALFHERVLVLDGALDDDNGTLLMTQLLALSAEDATTDIALWIHSPGGSVPSMLAIRDLMQLVPNDVSTLALGLACSAGQFLLSAGTKGKRRALPHARILMHQGSAGIGGSAGELETQADDLRHMRDTVLGLIADDTGQPVTRIFEDSLHDRWYTAAEALDYGFIDEIVGSLADIMPRRRARVGLGTSA, from the coding sequence ATGAGCGAAGACAACCCCATCCCGCAGTTCGGGCCCGAAGCCCGACGCGCCCTGTTCCACGAGCGCGTGCTCGTGCTCGACGGCGCCCTCGACGATGACAACGGCACGCTGCTGATGACGCAGCTGCTCGCGCTGTCGGCGGAGGACGCGACGACCGACATCGCCCTCTGGATCCACTCGCCGGGCGGCTCGGTGCCGTCGATGCTGGCGATCCGCGACCTGATGCAACTGGTGCCCAACGACGTGTCCACGCTCGCGCTCGGCCTGGCGTGCAGCGCCGGGCAGTTCCTCCTCTCCGCCGGCACGAAGGGCAAGCGCCGCGCGCTGCCGCACGCCCGCATCCTCATGCACCAGGGCTCGGCGGGCATCGGCGGGTCGGCCGGCGAGCTCGAGACGCAGGCCGACGATCTGCGGCACATGCGCGACACCGTGCTCGGCCTCATCGCCGACGACACGGGCCAGCCGGTCACGCGGATCTTCGAGGACTCCCTGCACGACCGCTGGTACACGGCCGCCGAGGCGCTGGACTACGGATTCATCGACGAGATCGTCGGTTCGCTCGCGGACATCATGCCGCGTCGACGCGCGCGCGTCGGTCTGGGGACGAGCGCATGA
- a CDS encoding ATP-dependent Clp protease proteolytic subunit, with the protein MSTYSIPNVIAQHPRGERIMDVYSHLLAERVIYLGTGIDAGVANALIAQLLHLDADSPESGIQFYINSEGGDPGAALAIYDTMHHIRPRIATTCVGQAIGPAALLVAAGAAGERAALAHARIVLHQPAGQSRGAIPDLILAADEVVRVRSDMEAILARHSGRTVEELRADTDRDRVFTASAALDYGLIDTVLGERG; encoded by the coding sequence ATGAGCACCTACTCGATCCCGAACGTCATCGCGCAGCATCCGCGCGGGGAACGCATCATGGACGTCTACTCGCACCTGCTGGCGGAGCGCGTCATCTACCTCGGCACCGGCATCGACGCCGGTGTCGCGAATGCGCTGATCGCGCAGCTGCTGCATCTCGACGCCGACAGCCCCGAGAGCGGCATCCAGTTCTACATCAACAGCGAGGGCGGCGACCCCGGTGCCGCACTGGCGATCTACGACACCATGCACCACATCCGTCCGCGCATCGCCACGACCTGCGTGGGCCAGGCGATCGGACCGGCCGCGCTACTGGTCGCCGCGGGTGCCGCAGGAGAGCGGGCGGCCCTGGCGCACGCGCGCATCGTGCTGCATCAGCCGGCAGGGCAGTCGCGTGGTGCGATCCCCGACCTCATCCTCGCGGCCGACGAGGTGGTGCGCGTCCGCTCCGACATGGAGGCCATCCTCGCCAGGCACAGCGGCCGCACGGTCGAGGAGCTCCGTGCCGACACCGACCGCGACCGGGTGTTCACGGCATCCGCCGCGCTCGACTACGGACTCATCGACACGGTGCTCGGCGAGCGAGGCTGA
- a CDS encoding helix-turn-helix transcriptional regulator, translating to MADIVPFPRAPRPSRRPRPSDPEPLWRQLLGDQLRRRRHEREETLTETAEKAGVSPQYLSEVERGLKEPSSEMIAAISGALETSLIELTSAVADDLRSTVAPASAVVSAGRAMFALAA from the coding sequence ATGGCCGACATCGTCCCGTTCCCCCGCGCCCCTCGTCCTTCCCGCCGCCCGCGGCCGAGCGACCCGGAGCCCCTCTGGCGCCAGCTCCTCGGCGATCAGCTGCGGCGGCGCCGGCACGAACGCGAGGAGACGCTCACCGAGACAGCAGAGAAGGCCGGTGTCTCGCCGCAGTACCTCTCCGAGGTCGAGCGCGGATTGAAGGAGCCGTCCAGCGAGATGATCGCCGCGATCAGCGGAGCGCTCGAGACCTCGCTCATCGAGCTCACCAGCGCGGTCGCCGACGACCTCCGGTCGACCGTCGCGCCGGCATCCGCCGTGGTCTCGGCCGGGCGCGCGATGTTCGCGCTGGCGGCCTGA